From Rhodoferax sp. AJA081-3, the proteins below share one genomic window:
- a CDS encoding succinylglutamate desuccinylase/aspartoacylase family protein: MQTQTIELQSGSPGIRQSLQVLRFGKPGARPKVYIQSALHADEVPAILVAQHLVPLLSQAEVEGRIAGEIVLVPFANPIGLGQTLLGQHQGRFDLRDGGNFNRGYAELAAKVAERVLPSLTQDMAHNTQTIRKALVQAVDALTAANPTQDLKIKLLGMAVDADVVLDLHCDTDAVMHVYALTPQAAIAEQLGAALGARALLLATESGDSPFDEACTRPWFELQKLLPEYPIDLACFGATVELRGEADTSHLLAEQDAQGLCAFLAQRGVLTGMAESLRSPQCVPTPLSGSEPITAPHAGVVVFHRTPGERVVAGDVIADVVDALTGNVTQLRCKSDGLLYARCGSRWAVPGKRLAKIAGTSLARTGKLLSP, translated from the coding sequence ATGCAAACCCAAACCATCGAACTCCAAAGCGGATCGCCCGGCATTCGCCAGTCCTTGCAAGTCCTGCGTTTTGGCAAGCCCGGCGCCCGGCCCAAGGTCTACATCCAAAGCGCGCTGCACGCCGATGAAGTGCCCGCTATTCTGGTGGCCCAGCATTTGGTGCCTTTGCTGTCACAAGCCGAAGTTGAGGGCCGTATCGCCGGTGAAATTGTGCTGGTGCCCTTTGCCAACCCCATAGGCTTGGGACAAACCTTGTTGGGCCAACACCAGGGGCGTTTTGACCTGCGCGACGGTGGCAACTTCAACCGGGGCTATGCCGAACTGGCCGCCAAGGTGGCAGAGCGTGTGCTCCCAAGCTTGACCCAGGACATGGCGCACAACACGCAGACCATCCGCAAGGCCCTGGTGCAGGCGGTGGATGCATTGACCGCCGCCAATCCCACACAGGATCTGAAAATCAAACTGCTGGGCATGGCCGTGGATGCCGATGTGGTGCTGGACCTGCACTGCGACACCGACGCGGTGATGCATGTGTATGCCCTCACGCCGCAGGCCGCCATCGCCGAGCAGCTCGGCGCGGCGCTGGGTGCCCGGGCCCTGTTGCTGGCCACCGAGTCGGGTGACTCCCCGTTCGACGAAGCCTGCACCCGGCCCTGGTTTGAGTTGCAGAAGCTGCTGCCCGAGTATCCGATCGACCTGGCCTGTTTTGGCGCTACGGTGGAGTTGCGGGGCGAGGCCGATACCAGCCACCTGCTGGCCGAACAGGACGCGCAGGGTCTGTGTGCCTTTCTGGCGCAGCGCGGTGTGTTGACCGGCATGGCCGAGTCGCTGCGCAGCCCCCAGTGTGTGCCCACGCCGCTGTCAGGCTCCGAGCCCATCACCGCGCCCCATGCGGGGGTGGTGGTGTTCCACCGCACGCCCGGTGAACGGGTGGTGGCGGGGGATGTGATTGCGGATGTGGTGGACGCGCTGACCGGCAATGTGACCCAGCTGCGCTGCAAGTCCGACGGTTTGTTGTATGCCCGTTGTGGCTCGCGCTGGGCTGTGCCGGGTAAACGCCTGGCCAAGATTGCCGGCACTTCGCTGGCGCGCACTGGAAAGTTGCTCAGCCCCTAA
- a CDS encoding ABC transporter substrate-binding protein, producing the protein MESHVVRGLLCLFFVCGAHAMASERIRIGAEDDWSPYSSSVKGKPQGFAVDLVRAAWAAAGVEVELVPLPYARCMKEVDRGDLAGCFNTLRDPVQESRYRWHQQALFQARIGIYGRVTPGVVPKPLGLEGLRGKRIGTTHGYDYGAAFDGDPTMLRDEAPSDLSSLRKLVAGRVDYALVFDRVANAIAKSHPDLGKGFALHGVLVAPQLYLSFSPKYPDIDRMVSLFDQGLAKVRKSGEYARIEAKWR; encoded by the coding sequence ATGGAGTCTCACGTGGTGCGCGGCTTGTTATGCCTGTTCTTCGTGTGTGGTGCACACGCCATGGCAAGTGAACGTATTCGCATTGGCGCAGAAGACGACTGGAGCCCTTATTCCTCGTCCGTGAAAGGCAAGCCTCAGGGGTTTGCCGTTGATCTGGTGCGTGCCGCATGGGCCGCCGCTGGTGTAGAGGTAGAACTGGTGCCCCTGCCCTACGCACGGTGCATGAAAGAGGTGGACCGGGGTGACCTGGCCGGTTGCTTCAATACCCTGCGCGACCCGGTGCAAGAATCCCGCTACCGCTGGCACCAGCAAGCCCTGTTCCAGGCGCGTATAGGAATTTATGGCCGGGTTACACCGGGTGTAGTACCCAAACCCCTGGGCTTGGAAGGCCTGCGTGGCAAACGCATTGGCACCACCCACGGTTACGACTACGGTGCCGCCTTTGATGGTGACCCCACCATGCTGCGCGACGAGGCGCCGTCTGATTTGTCGTCGCTGCGCAAGCTGGTGGCCGGCCGTGTGGACTATGCGCTGGTGTTTGACCGGGTGGCCAACGCCATCGCCAAATCGCACCCGGACCTGGGGAAAGGTTTTGCGCTGCACGGTGTGTTGGTGGCACCGCAGCTGTACCTGTCTTTCTCACCCAAGTATCCCGACATTGACCGCATGGTTTCGCTCTTTGACCAGGGTCTGGCCAAGGTTCGCAAATCAGGGGAGTACGCACGCATAGAGGCCAAGTGGCGCTGA
- a CDS encoding ABC transporter ATP-binding protein, with translation MSSHTILQGLDICKRFGSNEVLKGVSVTANKGDVISMIGSSGSGKSTFLRCLNLLEQPNAGRIVLDGEELQMVPDKQGALKVSSQAQLQQLRAQVSMVFQHFNLWAHMTALENVIEAPIHALGLSKAEATERAHAYLQRVGVYHRKDAFPAHLSGGEQQRVAIARALAMEPKVMLFDEPTSALDPELVGEVLRVMRSVAEEGRTMVVVTHEMGFAREVSNQLVFLHKGQIEEQGDPAEVLSRPRSERLRAFLSNSLK, from the coding sequence ATGTCATCCCACACCATCCTGCAAGGACTGGACATCTGCAAACGTTTTGGCAGCAACGAAGTGCTCAAGGGCGTAAGCGTCACCGCCAACAAGGGCGACGTGATCTCCATGATCGGCTCCAGCGGTTCCGGCAAAAGCACGTTTTTGCGCTGCCTCAATCTGCTGGAGCAGCCCAACGCGGGGCGTATCGTGCTGGACGGCGAAGAGTTGCAGATGGTGCCCGACAAGCAGGGTGCCCTCAAGGTCAGCAGCCAGGCCCAGCTGCAACAGCTGCGTGCCCAAGTCTCCATGGTGTTCCAGCACTTCAATTTGTGGGCCCATATGACGGCGCTGGAGAACGTGATCGAAGCGCCCATCCACGCCTTGGGGTTGAGTAAGGCCGAGGCCACCGAGCGTGCCCATGCCTACCTGCAGCGTGTAGGCGTGTACCACCGCAAGGACGCCTTTCCGGCCCATCTTTCGGGCGGTGAACAACAGCGGGTTGCCATTGCCCGTGCCCTGGCCATGGAGCCCAAGGTCATGCTGTTTGACGAGCCCACCTCGGCGCTGGACCCCGAGCTAGTGGGTGAGGTGCTGCGCGTGATGCGATCTGTGGCCGAAGAAGGCCGCACCATGGTGGTGGTGACGCACGAGATGGGTTTTGCGCGCGAGGTCAGCAACCAGTTGGTCTTTCTGCACAAGGGGCAGATCGAGGAGCAGGGGGACCCGGCCGAGGTGTTGTCGCGTCCGCGCAGCGAGCGCCTGCGCGCCTTTTTGTCCAACAGCCTGAAGTAA
- a CDS encoding ABC transporter permease translates to MQWQTIFESLPLYVEGIRTTLVLLVISLLSSFVLAVPLAVARVSAKPWLSKPVWFYTYVLRGTPLLVQLFILYHGLAQFEAVRESAAWVLLRNAWFCAWLAFTLNSTAYTTEIFAGALKATNNGEIEAARSYGLSGFTLYRRILLPSALRRALPQYSNEVVGLMHATAIASTVTLVDITRVARDVYANTLLVTESFGVAAVIYFVLTFSLVGLFKLLERRFLRHLQPQQNRTVKAAPHTLQAVAAASPTPRPAAKTS, encoded by the coding sequence ATGCAATGGCAAACCATTTTTGAAAGCCTGCCGCTGTATGTGGAAGGCATCCGCACCACGCTGGTCCTGTTGGTCATCAGCCTGCTGAGCTCGTTTGTACTGGCCGTGCCGCTAGCGGTAGCACGGGTATCGGCCAAACCCTGGTTGTCCAAACCCGTGTGGTTCTATACTTATGTGCTGCGCGGCACACCATTGCTGGTGCAGCTGTTCATCCTGTACCACGGCCTGGCCCAGTTTGAAGCCGTGCGGGAGAGTGCAGCCTGGGTGTTGCTGCGCAATGCCTGGTTCTGCGCCTGGCTGGCGTTCACGCTGAACTCCACCGCCTACACCACCGAGATTTTTGCCGGCGCGCTCAAAGCCACCAATAACGGCGAGATCGAAGCGGCCCGCAGTTATGGCCTCAGCGGCTTCACGCTGTACCGCCGTATCTTGTTGCCCAGTGCGCTGCGCCGTGCGCTGCCGCAGTACAGCAACGAGGTGGTGGGCCTGATGCACGCCACGGCCATTGCCAGCACGGTCACGCTGGTGGACATCACCCGGGTGGCGCGCGACGTATATGCCAACACCTTGCTGGTGACCGAGTCCTTTGGTGTGGCGGCCGTCATCTACTTTGTGCTGACCTTCAGCCTGGTTGGCCTCTTCAAGCTGCTGGAACGTCGCTTCCTGCGCCACCTGCAGCCACAGCAGAACCGCACCGTCAAAGCCGCTCCCCATACCCTGCAAGCCGTTGCCGCGGCATCACCCACACCGCGGCCTGCCGCCAAGACTTCCTAA
- a CDS encoding amino acid ABC transporter permease: MRIQLDFMAVLSQWPLLLTGVAWTLSLTAISVLLGTLLGTACAWVRARGFGANLAPAWLQAAVGGYVELIRNTPFIVQLFFIFFGLPAAGVKISAETASVIAMVINLGAYAAEIIRAGLEATPKGQIEAAQSLALNRTQTFVWVVLPPALKKVWPSLVSQIIIVMLGSSVCGQISTQELSYSADLIQSNNFRSFEAFIVVGGIYLVLSIGTRQLLNWAGAKFLFGRR, encoded by the coding sequence ATGCGGATTCAACTCGACTTTATGGCGGTGCTATCCCAGTGGCCGCTCTTGCTGACTGGTGTGGCTTGGACCCTCTCGCTAACCGCCATCTCGGTGCTGCTGGGCACGCTGCTGGGTACGGCCTGCGCCTGGGTGCGTGCGCGTGGCTTTGGCGCCAACCTCGCCCCGGCCTGGTTGCAAGCCGCCGTGGGCGGCTATGTGGAGCTGATCCGCAACACACCCTTCATCGTGCAGCTGTTCTTCATCTTCTTTGGGTTGCCGGCTGCGGGTGTCAAGATTTCTGCCGAGACAGCTTCCGTCATCGCCATGGTGATCAACCTGGGGGCCTATGCCGCCGAGATCATCCGCGCGGGGCTGGAGGCCACGCCCAAGGGCCAGATCGAAGCCGCGCAAAGTCTGGCACTCAACCGAACCCAGACCTTTGTGTGGGTGGTGCTGCCACCGGCCTTGAAGAAGGTGTGGCCCAGCCTGGTCAGCCAGATCATCATCGTGATGCTGGGCTCCTCGGTCTGCGGGCAGATTTCGACCCAGGAGCTGAGCTACTCCGCGGACCTGATTCAGAGCAACAACTTCCGCTCGTTTGAGGCCTTCATTGTGGTGGGCGGTATCTACTTGGTGCTCTCCATTGGCACGCGGCAATTGCTCAACTGGGCGGGCGCCAAGTTTTTGTTTGGCAGGAGGTAG
- a CDS encoding arginase — protein MNTRVLQLIGAEVGEGASDGGCKWAQPALRERGIQLALSATGRVVTWGDPVTAQPLRASNRLDAIEHFSLRLAAAVEKTLRDGKQPLVLGGDHSSAAGTWSGVAQFLRPVGRLGLIWIDAHMDAHTPQTSDSQAPHGMPLAALLGHGSDGMAALYGWRGKLLPHNVVVIGARSYEPAEAELLAALNVRVMTMEEVLDRSFAVCFNEARNQVTRDTVGWGLTLDLDGLDPLDAPGTGTPVETGIRLADALPVLAQCSTDPTFVAMELAEYNPLRDFGGHTAEAAKQLVCAALAPGEPVQALAA, from the coding sequence ATGAATACACGTGTACTGCAACTGATAGGTGCCGAAGTGGGCGAGGGCGCCAGCGATGGTGGTTGTAAATGGGCGCAGCCAGCCCTGCGCGAACGCGGCATACAGCTGGCGCTGTCGGCGACCGGGCGGGTGGTGACCTGGGGTGATCCTGTGACCGCCCAGCCCCTGCGTGCCAGCAATCGCCTGGACGCGATCGAACACTTCTCGTTGCGCCTGGCCGCCGCGGTGGAGAAAACGCTGCGGGATGGCAAACAACCCCTGGTGCTGGGTGGTGACCACTCCAGCGCGGCCGGCACCTGGAGTGGTGTGGCCCAGTTTTTGCGCCCGGTTGGGCGATTGGGCCTGATTTGGATAGACGCCCACATGGATGCCCACACACCGCAGACATCGGACAGCCAGGCGCCGCACGGCATGCCGCTGGCCGCGCTGCTGGGCCACGGGTCCGACGGCATGGCCGCGTTGTACGGTTGGCGCGGAAAACTGTTGCCCCACAACGTGGTGGTTATCGGTGCCCGCAGTTACGAGCCGGCCGAGGCCGAACTGCTCGCGGCGCTCAATGTGCGGGTGATGACCATGGAAGAAGTGTTGGACCGCAGCTTTGCGGTTTGCTTCAACGAGGCCCGCAACCAGGTCACGCGCGACACCGTAGGCTGGGGCCTGACGCTGGACCTGGATGGGCTGGACCCACTCGATGCACCGGGCACCGGCACGCCAGTAGAGACCGGCATCCGCCTGGCCGACGCGTTGCCGGTGTTGGCACAGTGCAGCACTGACCCGACCTTTGTGGCCATGGAGCTGGCCGAATACAACCCCTTGCGCGATTTTGGTGGCCACACGGCAGAGGCCGCCAAACAACTGGTGTGCGCGGCACTGGCTCCCGGAGAACCGGTGCAGGCCCTGGCGGCCTGA
- a CDS encoding transporter substrate-binding domain-containing protein encodes MKLVQLNKRHFSLALACAAMLTATATATAAQAQTALDDVLKSKVLKVAVQTDSAPYGFVGTDLKPIGLDIDMANYIGKKLGVAVELVPVVSASRIPALQTRKADLVIATLGKNPDREKVIDFASAYSPFFQAVFGPKNIPVKSFADLAGKSVGVTRGAMEDQELGKVAPAGVDTKRFEDNNATIAAFVSGQVQFVALGASVAGNMMTKNPQLSSEYKLLLKESPNFIGVAKGEDKLKAKVNDIVAEAKKTGELDALAKKWLGRPAGDLPI; translated from the coding sequence ATGAAACTGGTTCAACTCAACAAACGCCACTTCAGTCTGGCATTGGCCTGTGCAGCCATGCTGACCGCCACCGCCACCGCCACCGCCGCCCAGGCGCAAACCGCGCTGGATGACGTGCTGAAAAGCAAAGTGCTCAAGGTCGCCGTGCAAACCGACTCCGCGCCCTATGGATTTGTTGGCACCGATCTCAAACCCATTGGCTTGGATATCGACATGGCCAATTACATTGGCAAGAAGCTGGGCGTGGCCGTGGAACTGGTGCCGGTGGTCAGTGCCAGCCGCATCCCTGCCCTGCAAACCCGCAAGGCTGATCTGGTGATTGCTACCTTGGGCAAAAACCCGGACCGCGAAAAAGTCATCGACTTTGCATCCGCCTATTCGCCGTTCTTCCAGGCCGTGTTTGGCCCTAAAAATATTCCCGTGAAGAGCTTTGCCGATCTGGCCGGCAAATCCGTGGGTGTAACCCGTGGCGCGATGGAAGACCAAGAGCTGGGCAAGGTTGCACCCGCTGGCGTGGACACCAAACGTTTTGAAGACAACAACGCCACCATTGCCGCCTTTGTGTCCGGCCAGGTGCAGTTCGTGGCCTTGGGCGCCTCGGTGGCCGGCAACATGATGACCAAGAACCCGCAACTCTCCAGCGAATACAAACTGTTGCTCAAAGAAAGCCCCAACTTCATTGGTGTAGCCAAGGGCGAAGACAAGCTCAAGGCCAAGGTGAATGACATCGTGGCCGAGGCCAAGAAGACCGGCGAGCTGGACGCGCTGGCCAAGAAATGGCTGGGTCGCCCTGCCGGTGACCTCCCCATCTAA
- a CDS encoding ABC transporter permease, whose product MLYGYLPAILEGLGLTLRVSALSLAIACVFGLIGAAAKLSGSRAARWSAEVYTTLIRGMPELVLMLLIFYGGQIGINKLAESQGWDYIDIPPFIAGVLTIGFIFGAYLTETFRGAILAVPKGQAEAGLAFAMSRNMVWRRIVLPQMVRHAIPGFANNWLIMIKASALVSIIGLDDMVHRAGLAAASTRAPFTFYVAVALIYLTLTSVSIFALSRVEARFSLGVKKVQF is encoded by the coding sequence GTGCTCTACGGTTATTTGCCAGCCATTCTGGAGGGGCTGGGCCTGACGCTGCGCGTCTCAGCCCTGTCACTCGCCATAGCCTGTGTCTTCGGCCTGATAGGCGCTGCCGCCAAGTTGTCGGGCTCGCGCGCGGCCCGCTGGAGCGCCGAGGTCTACACCACCTTGATCCGTGGCATGCCCGAGCTGGTGCTGATGCTGCTGATTTTCTACGGCGGCCAGATCGGCATCAACAAACTGGCCGAATCCCAAGGCTGGGACTACATCGACATCCCGCCGTTCATTGCTGGTGTGTTGACCATAGGTTTTATCTTTGGCGCCTACCTGACCGAAACTTTCCGCGGGGCCATTCTGGCCGTACCCAAGGGGCAGGCGGAGGCCGGCCTGGCATTTGCCATGTCACGCAATATGGTGTGGCGGCGTATCGTGCTGCCGCAAATGGTGCGCCATGCCATCCCCGGCTTTGCCAACAACTGGCTGATCATGATCAAGGCATCGGCACTGGTGTCCATCATCGGGCTGGACGACATGGTGCACCGCGCCGGCCTGGCTGCAGCGTCTACCCGCGCGCCTTTCACCTTTTATGTGGCCGTGGCGCTGATTTATCTGACGCTGACCAGTGTCTCCATCTTTGCCCTGTCGCGTGTAGAAGCGCGCTTCAGCCTGGGCGTGAAGAAAGTGCAGTTCTGA
- a CDS encoding GntR family transcriptional regulator — translation MTSATDISNRIIEAVMAQKLAPGARLGEQQLAMLFDCSRTIVREALTQLAARGIVTVSSRRGWYVIEPSLSEAREAFEARRVIEMGLIRCTTSVSKVAIKQLKAHLAKEKAAVKGDDVGLRSFLLGDFHVCLAECLGNNLLADTLRDFTARTTLIAMLYQSSHDAAHSCAEHVEIVAALEQSDWARAEQLMQTHIGHVQAALKLETASGDPLAELRHALKPLSGASATAGATPAQDLHTSPSKKSPKDPSTYLGALL, via the coding sequence ATGACCAGCGCAACCGACATCAGCAACCGCATCATTGAAGCCGTCATGGCCCAAAAGCTGGCCCCCGGCGCACGCCTCGGGGAGCAGCAGCTGGCCATGTTGTTTGATTGCAGCCGCACCATCGTGCGTGAGGCATTGACCCAGTTGGCCGCCCGCGGCATCGTCACCGTCAGCAGCCGGCGTGGCTGGTATGTGATTGAACCCTCGCTGTCCGAAGCGCGTGAAGCCTTTGAGGCCCGTCGCGTCATCGAGATGGGCCTGATCCGCTGCACCACCTCCGTCAGCAAAGTTGCAATCAAACAACTCAAGGCCCATCTTGCCAAGGAGAAGGCAGCGGTCAAAGGCGACGACGTGGGTCTGCGCAGCTTCCTGTTGGGCGATTTTCATGTGTGTCTGGCCGAATGCCTGGGCAATAACCTGCTGGCCGACACGCTACGCGACTTCACGGCGCGCACCACGCTGATTGCGATGTTGTACCAGTCGTCCCACGACGCCGCGCATTCGTGTGCGGAGCATGTGGAGATTGTGGCGGCGCTCGAACAGAGCGACTGGGCGCGCGCCGAGCAACTGATGCAAACCCATATCGGTCATGTGCAGGCCGCGCTCAAGCTGGAAACCGCCAGTGGCGACCCGCTGGCCGAACTTCGCCACGCGCTCAAACCTTTGTCTGGCGCATCTGCCACCGCCGGCGCCACACCGGCACAGGACTTGCATACAAGCCCTTCCAAGAAATCCCCCAAAGACCCATCCACCTACCTAGGAGCTCTGTTATGA
- a CDS encoding amino acid ABC transporter ATP-binding protein — protein sequence MSIVEITGLRKSYGANEVLKGIDLQVQPGEVIAIIGKSGSGKSTLLRCINGLEEFQSGSLTVDGKPLLYKNAAAMRELRQHVGMVFQSFNLFPHLTVGKNIMLAPGLVKKKDAAANEAMARKLLERVGLAEKFDAFGEQLSGGQQQRVAIARALAMEPAVLLCDEITSALDPELVGEVLRVVETLADEGMTLLMVTHEMNFARKVADRVIFMHQGLVHEMGAPAELFANPQTAELKQFLSSLHD from the coding sequence ATGTCCATCGTTGAAATCACGGGCCTGCGCAAGTCGTATGGCGCCAACGAAGTGCTCAAGGGCATAGACCTGCAGGTGCAACCGGGTGAGGTGATTGCCATCATCGGCAAAAGTGGCTCGGGCAAAAGCACGCTCTTACGCTGTATCAACGGGCTGGAAGAATTCCAGAGCGGCAGCCTCACCGTGGACGGCAAACCCCTGCTGTACAAGAACGCCGCCGCCATGCGTGAACTGCGCCAGCACGTGGGCATGGTGTTCCAGAGCTTCAATTTGTTCCCCCACCTCACGGTGGGAAAGAACATCATGCTGGCACCGGGTTTGGTCAAGAAGAAAGACGCAGCCGCCAACGAAGCCATGGCGCGCAAGCTGCTGGAGCGTGTGGGCTTGGCAGAAAAGTTTGACGCCTTTGGCGAACAGCTGTCCGGCGGGCAGCAGCAGCGCGTGGCCATTGCCCGTGCGCTGGCCATGGAGCCCGCGGTATTGTTGTGCGACGAAATCACCAGCGCGCTGGACCCGGAGCTGGTGGGTGAGGTGTTACGCGTGGTGGAGACCCTGGCCGACGAGGGCATGACCCTGCTGATGGTCACGCACGAAATGAACTTTGCCCGCAAGGTGGCTGACCGTGTCATCTTTATGCACCAGGGTCTGGTGCATGAGATGGGTGCACCTGCGGAGTTGTTTGCCAATCCGCAGACGGCAGAGCTAAAGCAGTTCCTGAGTTCGCTGCACGACTGA
- a CDS encoding amino acid ABC transporter permease has product MVDFSLWDIIRNLLLAGRWTIGLSLIAFIGGSTVGLLLLMLRLTKLPAVEPLVAAYVQLFQGIPLLVQLFLAYYGLGLFGINTSPWVAAGIGLTLYASAFLTEIWRGCVAAIPRGQWEASESLALSFYEQLRYIILPQAVRIAVPPTVGFLVQVIKGTALASVIGFMELTKVGKTIANATYSPFLIFSCVAVMYFLLCYPISLYAKHLERKIHVHR; this is encoded by the coding sequence ATGGTTGACTTCTCGCTCTGGGACATCATCCGCAACCTGCTGCTGGCGGGCCGCTGGACCATTGGCCTGTCACTGATCGCTTTCATCGGCGGCAGCACAGTGGGCCTGCTCTTGCTGATGCTGCGCCTGACCAAGCTGCCTGCGGTCGAGCCACTGGTTGCGGCCTACGTGCAACTGTTCCAGGGCATCCCGCTCTTGGTACAACTGTTCTTGGCCTACTACGGTTTGGGTTTGTTTGGCATCAACACCTCGCCCTGGGTGGCAGCGGGCATTGGGCTCACCCTGTATGCCAGCGCCTTTCTCACCGAAATCTGGCGTGGTTGTGTGGCAGCCATTCCCCGCGGCCAGTGGGAGGCATCCGAGAGCCTGGCGCTGAGCTTTTACGAACAACTGCGCTACATCATCCTGCCGCAGGCCGTCCGCATTGCGGTGCCTCCCACGGTGGGTTTTCTGGTGCAGGTCATCAAGGGCACGGCGCTGGCTTCCGTGATCGGTTTTATGGAGCTGACCAAGGTGGGCAAGACCATTGCCAATGCCACTTACAGCCCGTTCCTGATTTTTAGTTGCGTCGCAGTGATGTACTTTTTGCTGTGTTACCCCATCAGCCTGTACGCCAAGCACCTGGAGAGGAAGATCCATGTCCATCGTTGA
- a CDS encoding ornithine cyclodeaminase, protein MTRYIDVADMQQLVLHHGIERMMAEMAECIRTDFVRWAGCDTFPRAAMACGVLADGATGYPTLVSERTITTALRTAATSALAAKALARRNSRSMALIGNGALSEFQAIAFMTQLRIDELRVFDVDRQATDKLVNNLAPYAQRGTVRIVRAASIREAVRGADIVTTATADKANATILTDDLIEPGMHINAVGCDGPGKTELQPSILLRSKVFVEYEPQARVAGELQQMPDDFQAHALWKVLARQLPGRDTARQVTLFDSVGFVLEDLSALRYIHNLSRKMGIGSTAYLVPALRAPKDLFAFATTARPALRQAA, encoded by the coding sequence ATGACCCGCTACATCGACGTGGCCGACATGCAGCAACTGGTGCTGCACCATGGTATTGAACGCATGATGGCTGAAATGGCCGAGTGCATCCGTACGGACTTTGTGCGCTGGGCGGGTTGTGACACGTTTCCGCGCGCTGCCATGGCCTGTGGGGTGCTGGCCGATGGTGCCACGGGTTATCCCACTCTGGTGAGTGAGCGGACCATCACCACCGCTTTGCGCACGGCCGCCACCTCGGCGCTGGCGGCCAAGGCTTTGGCACGCCGCAACAGCCGCAGCATGGCCTTGATCGGCAATGGTGCACTGAGCGAGTTCCAGGCCATTGCCTTCATGACCCAGTTGCGCATCGACGAACTGCGGGTGTTTGATGTGGACCGCCAGGCGACCGACAAGCTGGTCAACAATCTGGCGCCCTATGCCCAGCGCGGCACCGTACGCATCGTGCGTGCGGCGTCCATACGCGAAGCCGTGCGCGGCGCCGACATCGTGACCACCGCCACGGCCGACAAGGCCAATGCCACCATACTGACCGATGACCTGATCGAACCAGGCATGCACATCAATGCGGTGGGTTGTGATGGTCCCGGCAAGACCGAGCTGCAGCCCAGCATCCTGCTGCGCTCCAAAGTGTTTGTGGAATACGAGCCGCAGGCCCGCGTGGCAGGCGAGCTGCAGCAAATGCCGGACGACTTTCAGGCCCACGCCTTGTGGAAGGTATTGGCACGCCAACTGCCGGGTCGCGACACGGCCCGGCAAGTCACGCTGTTTGACTCGGTCGGGTTTGTGCTGGAAGACTTGTCGGCCCTGCGTTACATCCACAACCTGTCCCGAAAAATGGGCATTGGCAGCACGGCCTACCTGGTGCCCGCGTTGCGTGCCCCCAAAGACCTGTTCGCTTTTGCAACCACCGCACGCCCCGCGCTGCGCCAAGCCGCATGA